The following coding sequences are from one bacterium SCSIO 12741 window:
- a CDS encoding Gfo/Idh/MocA family oxidoreductase produces MVRFSIFATGHIAQRHARHIIDHPNANLTGVFDIDSDKAANFADRFQTSWFRSPEELFNSPTDIVVICSPSGLHAEHAIQALNHGKHVLVEKPMALAVKEAEDMIEASQQNGKGLFVVKQNRYNPPVKKVKELIDTGALGQVYQVSVNAYWNRPKEYYLNSDWKGTRKLDGGTLFNQFSHFVDILYYLFGSIKEANGFVRNAAHQPYVEFEDTGSISFEMENGVPGTFSFTTAALHQNMEGSVTVFAENATLKIGGKYLNSLEYKETEGFSIDNLPISAPANNYGFYEGSMSNHDKVIDNVVNTLMGTEKIMTPATDGLRVVEMITQMYDGAKFIR; encoded by the coding sequence ATGGTGAGATTTTCCATATTCGCAACCGGTCATATTGCTCAGCGACATGCCAGGCATATAATAGACCACCCTAACGCAAATTTAACCGGAGTTTTCGATATTGATTCGGACAAGGCCGCGAATTTCGCTGATCGCTTTCAAACCTCGTGGTTTCGCTCCCCGGAAGAGCTGTTTAATTCCCCTACCGATATTGTGGTGATCTGCAGTCCAAGTGGTCTGCATGCCGAACATGCGATCCAGGCTTTGAACCATGGAAAGCATGTGCTCGTTGAAAAGCCCATGGCGCTTGCCGTGAAGGAGGCAGAGGATATGATTGAAGCGTCTCAACAAAATGGAAAGGGGCTTTTTGTGGTCAAGCAAAACCGCTACAACCCACCCGTGAAAAAAGTGAAAGAGCTGATAGATACGGGGGCCTTGGGACAGGTTTATCAAGTATCCGTTAATGCCTATTGGAATCGCCCCAAGGAGTATTACCTAAATTCAGACTGGAAAGGAACCCGGAAACTGGATGGTGGAACCCTGTTCAATCAGTTCAGCCATTTTGTCGATATCCTTTACTACTTGTTTGGCTCGATTAAAGAAGCCAATGGTTTTGTGCGAAATGCGGCTCACCAACCTTATGTTGAGTTTGAAGATACAGGAAGTATATCCTTCGAAATGGAAAATGGAGTTCCTGGAACGTTCTCCTTTACCACCGCGGCGCTTCACCAAAATATGGAAGGGTCGGTAACCGTTTTTGCGGAAAATGCTACCCTGAAAATTGGAGGGAAGTACCTGAATTCTTTAGAATACAAAGAGACGGAAGGCTTTTCCATTGACAACCTCCCGATTTCAGCTCCGGCCAACAATTATGGTTTTTACGAAGGATCTATGTCCAATCACGATAAAGTGATTGACAACGTGGTGAACACTTTAATGGGAACCGAAAAAATAATGACGCCAGCCACCGACGGATTAAGGGTAGTGGAGATGATTACCCAAATGTATGATGGTGCGAAATTTATAAGATGA
- a CDS encoding tetratricopeptide repeat protein: protein MSGKEHYEKGMTLYREGKLQEALEALSQALNEEPENAYWLSDRGVCFFHQKKFKEALEDMNRAQKLQPNNPYRYSSRAYIRDVMGDTQGAVEDYQKAVHLDPEDAIAHNNLGMLLEKLGRKQEAEKSIKRADKLAGAQEYREKMMSKLKEQGAPEPEAPAGSLMGEMAKVFLTRKGMKEFLQFIRNGFKLRE from the coding sequence ATGAGCGGAAAGGAACATTACGAAAAAGGGATGACCCTCTACCGAGAGGGAAAGTTACAAGAAGCATTAGAGGCATTGAGCCAGGCCTTGAACGAAGAGCCTGAAAACGCCTATTGGTTATCTGACCGTGGCGTGTGCTTTTTTCATCAGAAGAAATTTAAAGAGGCCTTGGAGGATATGAATAGGGCCCAAAAGCTTCAGCCCAACAATCCCTACCGCTATTCCAGCCGGGCCTATATCCGCGATGTGATGGGCGATACCCAAGGAGCGGTAGAAGATTACCAAAAGGCCGTTCATCTCGACCCCGAAGATGCCATTGCTCATAACAACCTGGGAATGCTTCTCGAAAAACTGGGTCGAAAACAAGAGGCTGAAAAGAGTATAAAGCGGGCCGATAAGCTTGCTGGCGCGCAGGAGTACCGGGAAAAAATGATGTCCAAGCTCAAGGAACAAGGCGCTCCTGAACCTGAGGCCCCAGCCGGAAGTTTGATGGGGGAGATGGCCAAAGTATTCCTCACCCGTAAAGGGATGAAAGAGTTCCTTCAATTTATTCGCAACGGATTTAAACTGCGTGAATGA
- a CDS encoding PD-(D/E)XK nuclease family protein yields MLQIKNEWAPLDPFLNLERKVHVADLNQPAVSELKIEKTPEVLAGLRAYLTEKGLSPSALITYLKNPHDFYLAYVLGLREEDRLSSDIDHAILGQLVHNLLEDIYKPYLNRTPDFEELFKSWQSSGEKRVGEEMEKHFSADMMANGRIQLLRPIVKKWVADFLENEKKRAKKSKFQVAAVELPLDTILEPHETGLSTPIRLKGIVDRVDQLDSGEYLITDYKTGMVKDRDLKLESGDWLPFEEKMSKALQLLYYAVLYSRNNQHLFSGPVQASIYSFRNAKAGLLYLYYNRDLQISPEVQQEFIRFVSAVVQEMLNPEIPFVRNEDAYQKFFA; encoded by the coding sequence ATGCTGCAGATTAAAAATGAGTGGGCTCCTTTAGACCCTTTTCTTAATCTCGAACGGAAGGTTCATGTTGCCGATTTGAATCAACCGGCTGTAAGTGAATTAAAAATCGAGAAAACGCCTGAAGTACTGGCGGGGTTAAGAGCCTACCTTACTGAAAAGGGACTAAGTCCCTCCGCCTTAATTACCTATCTAAAAAATCCTCATGACTTTTACCTGGCCTACGTATTGGGCTTAAGGGAAGAAGATCGGCTAAGTTCGGATATTGACCATGCCATCCTGGGGCAGTTGGTGCACAACCTACTGGAAGATATTTACAAGCCATACCTCAATCGCACTCCTGATTTTGAAGAGCTGTTTAAGTCCTGGCAATCTTCTGGTGAGAAAAGGGTAGGGGAGGAAATGGAAAAACACTTCAGCGCCGATATGATGGCCAACGGAAGAATTCAACTTCTTCGACCCATCGTGAAGAAATGGGTGGCAGACTTTTTGGAAAATGAGAAAAAAAGGGCCAAAAAATCCAAATTTCAGGTGGCGGCTGTGGAATTACCGTTAGATACCATTCTTGAACCCCATGAAACAGGCCTTTCTACTCCCATTCGCTTAAAAGGAATTGTGGACCGGGTAGATCAGCTCGATTCAGGCGAATACCTGATTACTGACTACAAAACGGGCATGGTAAAAGACCGGGACTTGAAGTTGGAATCTGGCGATTGGCTTCCCTTTGAAGAAAAAATGAGCAAGGCTCTTCAGTTGTTGTATTATGCTGTGTTGTATAGTCGCAATAATCAACACTTGTTTTCTGGGCCCGTTCAAGCCTCCATTTATTCCTTTCGAAATGCCAAAGCTGGACTTTTATACCTCTATTATAATAGGGACCTTCAAATCTCCCCAGAAGTTCAACAGGAATTTATTCGATTTGTTTCGGCTGTTGTTCAGGAAATGCTCAATCCGGAAATTCCTTTTGTTCGAAACGAGGATGCCTACCAGAAATTCTTTGCTTAG
- a CDS encoding response regulator transcription factor — protein MNPKILLVEDEPKLAEAILLNLDIEGYDSFHISNGQQAASRILDEPEFFDLIVLDVMLPEMDGLEVCQVIREAGVQTPVLFLSARNTAEDKVRGLRTGADDYLGKPFNLEELLLRINILLNRHAHKVNRAPEQFSFPGGSINFEAFTIVTRSGEELSVGQKEIALLQMLIQKEGKVVSREEILDKVWKSTNVTGRTIDNHILSFRKWFEANPKQPQHFLSVRGVGYRFNR, from the coding sequence ATGAATCCCAAAATCCTTTTAGTTGAAGACGAGCCCAAGTTGGCTGAAGCAATCCTACTCAATTTAGACATTGAGGGCTACGATTCCTTTCATATCAGCAATGGGCAGCAGGCGGCATCGCGTATTTTGGATGAGCCCGAATTCTTCGACCTCATTGTTTTGGATGTGATGCTACCGGAAATGGATGGCCTTGAAGTTTGTCAAGTTATCCGCGAAGCTGGGGTTCAAACTCCGGTCTTGTTTCTGTCGGCACGTAATACGGCAGAAGACAAAGTAAGAGGACTTCGCACTGGAGCTGATGATTACCTGGGTAAACCTTTTAACCTGGAAGAACTTCTCCTTCGTATAAACATCCTATTAAATAGACATGCCCACAAAGTGAACCGCGCTCCGGAACAATTTTCATTCCCCGGTGGCAGTATCAACTTTGAAGCGTTTACCATCGTTACCCGTTCGGGAGAGGAACTTTCGGTTGGTCAAAAGGAAATCGCCCTTCTGCAAATGCTGATTCAAAAAGAAGGGAAAGTGGTTTCTCGGGAAGAGATACTGGACAAGGTCTGGAAAAGCACCAACGTTACGGGTCGCACCATTGACAACCACATTCTGTCTTTTAGAAAATGGTTTGAAGCCAACCCCAAACAGCCACAGCACTTCCTCTCTGTTCGCGGTGTGGGTTATCGCTTCAATCGCTAA
- a CDS encoding right-handed parallel beta-helix repeat-containing protein → MKKCYKFLMVLAAGVFVTFSANAQYCNPNTSSSWGSNQEVKTTGGVVNISKNTGTSNNSVNDFTATDSCSYGLGTTASVELKHSYSAGLWIDWNNDQDFNDPGEAIFVPSSYNGGSTITETHTFTVPNTAATGSLRMRVLQGYYWQMQPCGYSSYTGDVEDYTFHVIPPVPNDAAATELSPSTLCTGLQPLNVRVVNMGSDTLKQVRVHGVVGTTTFTPITLTGLLLPRLADTLVTIGSYNFTPSTVVNMDFWTSLPNNVTDQNTVNDSIGFLNFKASLSGTYTVGTAGDFGTIKAAIDALEANGVCGPVILNLKEETFDEQVQIDAIPGVSMVNDVTIQSDPTNTNNSVWEYNSSSANNYVCSFNNSAHVSIKNITMISKNGSYGRVVDMRGYNHHITLDNDSLETRTTTSTSTNMAMVYDWTGGANKAEDITITNCDFTNGSYGIYAYGVSSSNHQFRWTIENNTFMDFVYRGVYAYYGEEYEINYNVMKGKGTYCCGPSGVYCYYNYKTNVIGNDIEVAGTSYSYPLYYYRCYGTSSDRYLVANNMVKATRATATGSVYGIYSYYANYVDVSHNSVYVAGGNGSSTRGIYSYYGTSTTLQNNAVRNDGNGHAFYILGSKTRTNNAGFAPNGTGHWNTSLGTNSVVADPDFVSTTDLHAKSPALHNAGANLTALIDDDFDGDIRCPLAGCTGSGLAPDIGADEFWLPDYDAGVSELASAAPCPGNQTVMVKVKNYGAKTLTSFKVDWTINGVGQTQLVVPSSAIAPGNDTTVTLGSHMFTLGVADNFMFYTSDPSGQTDQKNSNDSLPEMIQPAMSGIFTIGSNGDYTSVDSAVMDLKNLGVCGPLTFHLDDSVWVGDVDYGSINGVSAVNTVRFTSDPNNTQMGEIEGKISFENAEYVRFDHLIVTNTGYGFHLKGNCNNIMIDSNDINIPKSTSNATAGIYDDNGSNCKDIDIIGNDISGSYWAIRFYGGGSGRNARDEGVNISGNTMTDYSQYGLYAYYQLDMHVDDNIMRNDPGVYYSPYGINIRYSNNHTLRRNHITINSGGGGYGIYDYYGNYYNRQSADSNLTYANSVANVNDQNAGTQYGIYMYRGYNYKFIHNTIRNSSSSNFSRALYTYYMYNSAFYNNFISNERGAYTWYHNRTWSNCTNDYNAFWTGNIANNGTFGITVGTNSVNATPRFKDEANGDLRPNSLELDSAGMAGTGVSMDNRSGMYDATHPDIGAHSFVPCFFDGAMRDLSHGYAGIPAGQSVRLNATVASAGLDTITGVTVNFDVNGNTSSTPIGMMLIDSDTTINTVAALGTTVGVYQARASVAINESDCDAENDTIYTSINITDTVYQREDDTASTNGIGNPTPLEFGQTFEVFTADTLTSVDFWLTTPTVGATVRVLIYNTDSAGAPDQLMDSTRAEMVQVNTGMWYTQKVGCEGIILQPGVYFVSVHQVNPVNMSLGYNTSRNGSARYIYVDLYDGNGWRRSDDAGLNPIVDNMTFLLRANFGRWGAPDVLEPTTTICNGGTAEIVPNQKYQSQIWSNGLFFPTLTVATAGTYGVTVWDDIGCKYSDSTIASVTQPIVLTANPTAASCGMSDGSATAAASGTSAPYTYEWSNGMTGDAVSGLAGDDYQVTVTDSVGCTEVLDVQVLGAYPTISNSWTHPTCNGDANGTATSTVDAGVMPYTYSWNAGGTPNASTNVGLIAGTYYVSVTDASGCTSIDTVDVMQTPVINVGMGAASPSACKMADGSATASITGGMAPYQYFWSDPNSQSTSKAVGLGEGTYDVTITDALGCVKTGKVTVVDPNSPVISTADQNLNCSYDTTSIVTMFTGGTAPFTYSWDYMNAQTADLNGVGPGKYKLHMVDAAGCDDDAVITISAPDPVTITFTNIVDNGQNKVEATASAVGGTTPYQSYTWSNGDTTATSTRLANGVNTVTVVDDNGCTFSAQIDIFSEYTGINNLLATGAFQIYPNPTTGLVNIELNLNGAENVSVRVLTSLGEVVEVVERGEVAQDNISIDLTNLAVGMYYVETTIGSEQVISKIQLSR, encoded by the coding sequence ATGAAAAAGTGTTACAAGTTTTTGATGGTCCTGGCAGCAGGAGTCTTCGTAACTTTTTCGGCTAATGCTCAGTATTGTAATCCAAATACAAGCTCGAGCTGGGGTTCGAATCAGGAGGTGAAGACGACTGGAGGGGTTGTCAATATTAGTAAGAACACAGGAACCTCCAATAACAGTGTGAATGACTTCACTGCTACGGATTCTTGTAGCTATGGTCTTGGTACCACAGCATCAGTCGAATTGAAGCACAGCTATAGCGCTGGTTTGTGGATCGACTGGAACAATGACCAGGATTTTAACGATCCAGGTGAAGCTATTTTTGTACCCAGCTCTTATAATGGTGGTTCTACCATTACTGAGACGCACACCTTTACAGTGCCTAACACTGCAGCAACCGGTTCTTTGAGAATGCGGGTTTTGCAAGGGTACTACTGGCAAATGCAGCCTTGTGGGTATTCATCCTACACAGGTGACGTAGAGGATTATACATTTCACGTAATTCCTCCTGTTCCCAATGATGCGGCAGCCACTGAGTTGTCACCTTCTACTTTGTGTACAGGTCTTCAGCCACTTAATGTGAGAGTAGTAAACATGGGTTCTGATACCTTGAAACAAGTTCGTGTTCACGGTGTTGTTGGTACTACCACTTTTACTCCTATTACATTAACTGGTCTTCTTTTGCCACGTTTGGCGGATACGCTTGTTACTATTGGATCTTACAACTTTACTCCTTCTACAGTAGTAAACATGGATTTCTGGACAAGCTTGCCTAACAATGTGACAGACCAAAACACAGTGAATGACTCTATTGGGTTTTTGAACTTTAAGGCTTCTCTTTCTGGAACCTATACTGTTGGTACTGCAGGAGACTTCGGTACGATCAAAGCTGCAATTGATGCTTTGGAAGCCAATGGTGTTTGTGGACCAGTAATTCTTAACTTGAAAGAAGAAACTTTTGATGAGCAAGTTCAGATTGACGCCATTCCTGGTGTTAGTATGGTAAATGACGTTACCATTCAGTCTGATCCTACCAATACAAACAATTCTGTTTGGGAATACAACAGCTCAAGTGCTAATAACTACGTATGTAGCTTTAACAATTCTGCTCACGTATCGATCAAGAATATTACCATGATCTCAAAGAACGGTTCTTACGGACGCGTTGTAGACATGAGAGGTTATAACCACCACATTACTCTGGATAATGACTCGCTTGAAACTAGAACTACTACCAGTACTTCTACTAACATGGCGATGGTTTATGACTGGACAGGTGGTGCAAACAAAGCAGAAGACATTACCATCACAAACTGTGACTTTACAAATGGTTCTTATGGTATCTATGCTTACGGTGTAAGCTCTTCTAACCACCAGTTCCGTTGGACTATTGAGAATAACACGTTTATGGATTTCGTTTACCGTGGAGTATATGCTTACTACGGTGAAGAATACGAGATCAACTACAACGTGATGAAAGGTAAGGGAACTTACTGCTGTGGTCCTTCTGGAGTATACTGCTACTACAACTACAAAACCAATGTAATTGGTAACGATATTGAAGTAGCTGGTACAAGCTATTCTTACCCACTATACTACTACCGTTGTTACGGTACTTCAAGCGATCGTTACTTGGTTGCTAATAACATGGTTAAAGCTACTCGTGCCACTGCTACAGGTAGTGTTTACGGTATCTATTCTTACTATGCAAACTATGTAGACGTTTCTCACAACAGTGTTTATGTTGCTGGTGGTAACGGTTCTTCTACTCGTGGTATCTACTCTTACTACGGAACAAGCACAACTCTACAAAACAACGCCGTACGTAATGACGGTAATGGACACGCCTTCTATATCTTGGGTTCTAAAACTCGCACAAACAACGCTGGTTTCGCTCCTAATGGAACAGGTCACTGGAACACTTCTTTGGGTACTAACTCTGTAGTTGCTGACCCAGACTTTGTTTCTACAACTGATTTGCATGCTAAGTCTCCAGCTCTTCACAACGCTGGTGCTAACCTTACTGCTTTGATTGATGACGATTTCGACGGAGATATTCGTTGTCCATTGGCTGGATGTACTGGTAGCGGATTGGCTCCAGATATAGGTGCTGATGAATTCTGGTTGCCAGACTATGATGCTGGTGTATCCGAGTTGGCTTCAGCTGCTCCATGTCCAGGTAACCAAACCGTAATGGTTAAAGTGAAAAACTATGGTGCCAAAACACTTACCTCTTTTAAAGTAGATTGGACCATTAACGGAGTAGGACAAACTCAATTGGTAGTACCATCATCTGCCATTGCTCCTGGAAACGACACCACTGTTACTTTAGGTTCTCACATGTTTACCTTGGGTGTTGCTGACAACTTTATGTTCTACACTTCTGATCCTTCTGGACAGACAGATCAAAAGAATTCTAACGATAGCTTGCCTGAAATGATTCAGCCTGCAATGAGCGGTATCTTCACTATTGGTTCTAATGGTGACTATACTTCTGTTGACAGTGCAGTTATGGATCTGAAGAACTTGGGTGTTTGTGGTCCGTTGACATTCCATTTGGATGACTCTGTATGGGTTGGGGATGTTGACTACGGAAGCATCAATGGTGTTAGCGCTGTTAACACAGTTCGTTTTACTTCTGATCCTAACAACACTCAAATGGGTGAGATCGAAGGTAAAATCTCGTTTGAAAATGCTGAATACGTACGTTTCGACCACTTGATCGTAACGAACACTGGTTATGGTTTCCACTTGAAAGGAAATTGTAACAACATTATGATTGATAGCAACGATATCAATATTCCTAAGTCTACAAGTAATGCAACCGCTGGTATCTATGATGACAACGGTAGCAACTGTAAAGACATCGATATCATTGGTAACGACATCTCTGGTTCTTACTGGGCGATTCGTTTCTACGGAGGTGGATCAGGACGTAATGCTCGTGATGAAGGAGTTAACATCTCTGGTAACACCATGACTGATTACTCTCAGTACGGTCTTTACGCATACTACCAGTTGGATATGCATGTTGATGACAACATTATGAGAAATGATCCAGGAGTATACTACTCTCCTTATGGAATCAACATTCGTTACAGTAACAATCATACGCTGAGACGTAACCACATTACTATCAATTCTGGTGGTGGTGGATATGGTATCTACGATTACTACGGTAACTACTACAACCGTCAGAGTGCTGACTCTAACTTGACTTATGCTAACTCTGTAGCAAACGTTAACGATCAGAATGCTGGTACTCAGTATGGTATTTACATGTACCGTGGATACAACTACAAGTTTATTCATAACACGATTCGTAACTCGTCTTCTTCGAACTTCAGTCGTGCTTTGTATACTTACTACATGTATAACAGTGCGTTCTACAACAACTTCATCTCTAACGAGCGTGGAGCTTACACTTGGTACCATAACCGTACTTGGTCTAACTGTACGAACGATTACAATGCTTTCTGGACTGGAAACATTGCTAACAACGGAACCTTCGGTATTACTGTAGGTACTAACTCTGTGAATGCTACTCCTCGCTTTAAGGATGAGGCAAATGGTGACTTGAGACCTAACTCTCTTGAGTTGGATAGTGCAGGTATGGCTGGTACTGGTGTGTCTATGGACAACCGTAGCGGAATGTACGATGCTACTCACCCAGATATCGGTGCTCACTCTTTCGTACCTTGTTTCTTCGATGGTGCTATGAGAGATCTTTCTCACGGATATGCTGGTATTCCTGCAGGACAGAGTGTTCGCTTGAACGCCACTGTTGCTTCTGCTGGTCTTGATACCATTACTGGTGTAACTGTAAACTTCGATGTTAATGGTAACACCTCAAGCACTCCAATCGGAATGATGTTGATCGATTCTGATACTACAATCAATACTGTAGCTGCTTTGGGTACCACTGTTGGTGTTTACCAGGCAAGAGCTTCTGTAGCGATTAACGAATCTGATTGTGATGCTGAAAATGACACAATCTACACTTCTATCAATATTACTGATACAGTTTACCAACGTGAGGATGATACCGCTTCTACTAACGGAATCGGTAACCCAACTCCACTTGAGTTTGGTCAAACTTTTGAAGTATTTACTGCAGATACTCTAACCTCTGTTGATTTCTGGTTGACTACTCCAACCGTCGGTGCAACTGTTCGTGTATTGATTTACAATACTGACTCAGCTGGTGCTCCTGATCAATTGATGGACTCTACACGTGCCGAAATGGTTCAAGTGAACACTGGTATGTGGTATACTCAGAAAGTTGGATGTGAAGGAATCATCCTTCAGCCAGGTGTTTACTTTGTAAGTGTACACCAGGTGAATCCTGTAAACATGAGCTTGGGTTACAACACAAGCCGTAACGGAAGCGCTCGTTACATTTACGTTGACTTGTACGACGGAAATGGATGGAGACGTTCTGACGATGCTGGTCTGAACCCAATCGTTGATAACATGACTTTCCTATTGCGTGCCAACTTCGGTCGCTGGGGAGCTCCAGATGTTCTTGAGCCTACAACTACAATCTGTAACGGTGGAACTGCCGAGATTGTACCAAACCAGAAGTACCAGTCTCAGATCTGGAGCAATGGTTTGTTCTTCCCAACTCTTACTGTAGCTACTGCTGGTACTTACGGTGTGACTGTATGGGATGATATCGGGTGTAAGTACTCTGATTCTACAATAGCTTCTGTAACTCAGCCTATTGTTCTTACTGCGAACCCAACTGCTGCTTCTTGTGGTATGTCTGATGGTTCTGCTACTGCAGCCGCTTCTGGTACTTCTGCTCCTTACACTTACGAGTGGAGCAACGGTATGACAGGTGATGCTGTTAGCGGATTGGCTGGTGATGACTACCAGGTTACTGTAACTGACTCTGTTGGTTGTACTGAAGTATTGGATGTTCAGGTATTGGGTGCGTACCCAACTATCTCTAACTCCTGGACTCACCCGACATGTAACGGTGATGCAAATGGTACTGCTACTTCTACTGTAGATGCAGGTGTTATGCCTTACACTTACAGCTGGAATGCTGGTGGAACTCCAAATGCTTCTACTAACGTTGGTTTGATTGCTGGTACTTACTATGTATCTGTAACTGATGCAAGTGGTTGTACTTCCATCGACACTGTTGATGTAATGCAAACTCCAGTTATCAATGTAGGTATGGGTGCTGCAAGTCCATCAGCTTGTAAAATGGCTGACGGTAGCGCTACTGCTTCTATCACTGGTGGTATGGCTCCTTATCAGTACTTCTGGAGTGATCCTAACAGCCAGTCTACTTCTAAAGCAGTAGGTCTTGGTGAAGGAACTTACGACGTAACCATTACTGATGCCTTGGGATGTGTTAAAACTGGAAAAGTTACTGTTGTAGATCCTAACTCTCCTGTAATCTCTACTGCTGATCAGAACTTGAACTGTAGCTACGATACAACATCAATTGTTACGATGTTCACTGGTGGTACAGCTCCATTTACTTACAGCTGGGATTACATGAATGCTCAGACTGCTGACCTTAACGGTGTTGGTCCTGGTAAGTACAAGTTGCACATGGTTGATGCTGCTGGATGTGATGATGACGCTGTTATCACCATTTCTGCTCCAGACCCAGTAACTATTACTTTCACTAACATTGTGGATAACGGACAGAACAAAGTTGAAGCTACTGCATCTGCTGTAGGTGGAACTACTCCTTACCAGTCTTATACTTGGAGCAACGGTGATACTACCGCAACTTCAACTCGATTGGCTAACGGTGTTAACACTGTAACTGTAGTAGACGACAACGGATGTACCTTCTCTGCTCAGATTGATATCTTCAGTGAGTACACTGGAATCAACAATCTGTTGGCGACTGGAGCATTCCAAATCTATCCTAACCCAACTACCGGGTTGGTGAATATCGAACTGAACCTAAACGGTGCTGAGAACGTAAGCGTTCGTGTACTGACTTCTTTGGGTGAAGTAGTTGAAGTAGTAGAGCGCGGTGAAGTTGCTCAGGACAATATCTCTATTGATCTGACAAACTTGGCTGTTGGAATGTACTACGTTGAAACTACCATCGGTAGTGAACAAGTGATTAGCAAAATTCAATTGTCACGATAA
- a CDS encoding chorismate-binding protein, whose product MSRYLEVPFQDDPFRLFQALDQLYPKAFVYVAELEGEIWAAATPELFLNRDKQEVQTYALAGTLPVDSIEPWNEKTKHEQQIVTDYISKLWAEEGISPIQCDGPNTHEAGAVKHLLTMLRGQSPINWSASRLVQRMHPTPAVCGEPLLESQKWIEQHEGYDRSFYTGVVGSISPENWKLFVNLRCLRIKNNIARIYVGGGLTAESELQSEWRETEHKSRTLLSVMENL is encoded by the coding sequence TTGAGCCGGTATTTGGAAGTCCCTTTTCAAGATGATCCCTTCCGATTGTTTCAGGCATTGGATCAGTTATACCCAAAGGCCTTCGTTTATGTAGCAGAATTGGAAGGTGAAATTTGGGCCGCCGCTACTCCGGAGTTGTTTCTAAATAGAGATAAACAAGAGGTACAGACCTATGCTTTGGCCGGAACCTTACCGGTAGATTCGATCGAACCATGGAATGAAAAAACTAAACACGAGCAACAAATTGTCACCGACTACATAAGTAAACTATGGGCAGAAGAAGGTATTTCACCTATTCAATGTGATGGCCCCAATACGCATGAAGCTGGTGCAGTGAAACACTTATTGACCATGTTAAGGGGACAAAGCCCAATCAATTGGTCTGCTTCTCGACTCGTACAACGAATGCATCCCACACCGGCTGTATGCGGGGAGCCCTTGCTTGAAAGCCAAAAATGGATTGAACAACATGAAGGCTACGATCGTTCCTTTTATACGGGTGTTGTTGGTTCCATAAGCCCTGAAAATTGGAAATTATTTGTGAACCTTCGGTGCCTTCGGATTAAGAATAATATAGCCAGAATTTATGTTGGCGGCGGACTCACAGCAGAATCTGAGTTGCAATCAGAATGGAGGGAAACTGAGCACAAATCAAGGACCCTTTTGTCTGTGATGGAAAATTTGTAG